ACGAAGCAGAAAATAAAACTACCAGATATTAAACATGGAGGACAGGAACGGAAactaaaacaaaagaaaaatactaAAGACCACATCGAAATCAAAACAGGATTGAAAAGCAGACGAAATGCTAAATTACATAGCAAAAACTACTTATCTAGTTTAAACGAAATTAAAACTAATCTCCGCTAAATCGAAAATACACAAAACTAAATAAAAGCATTAAAGACAAGGAAGAAAATTACCTCCAGAATGATTCCTAAGGGCAGCCGCAGTGATCAGTGATCACAAGCAGCAGCAGTGATCAGTGATCACAAGCAGCAGCAGGTAAAGGAAACAAATGGCAAGAAGGatttaaaatgaaaaatgaaaattcaTAGCCTTATACCTGAGGCATCTTGCGATTACAAATCAAGAACGAGGGAATCTTTTGAGCTATCAACCATATCTAAAAAGCATTTAAAATGTGTCAACAATTAAACtaagtaaaaaaatataaaaataaaatacaaaaactGAAAAACATACCAAGTTCAAGTTTCATAAGATCATTAAAATCTTCTTCAACCTTTATGGGATAAGGCTCATTTCGACGCCAATCTTGAAGACAAATAACAACTTGCACCAATTTCGGAGTCAAAGAACTCCTAAACGAATCAAGAATACGGCCCCCGGTGCTAAAGGCACATTCCGATGCCACACTAGAAATTGGAATTGCCAACACATCACGAGCCATCTCGAAAAGAATTTTATATCTAGGAGAATGAGCTTTCCACCATGACAAGATATCAAAATTGTCCTCATCATCATTCGGCTCTAGTTCTTCACTAAGATACTTTTCCAACTCCGACTTACCACCCAAACCTGTACCATCTTGTTTGTTCCTCTTCATTTGAATCCTATTTCTCACTTTTGTTGATTTTGTGCTAGTGTTAGAGCTAGATGAATCCGATGTCTGACCCGATAAATCAGAGAGAGAAGATGAGCGTCGAGATGCATTAGAGAATTTTGCTACATACTCTTCAAACATAGATTTCATGTAAGTCACCACTTCATTTTTTATTTCACTCCCCTTTTCATCTCCAAGCATATCCTCAAGTGCGTCGCCAACATACTCAAGTTTGTTACGAGGATCTAAGATAGAGGCAATAAAAAGCACTTTATTCATTTTTTCAGGAGCACCCCAATACTTGAcaaacttttctttcattttttctccCATTTTTGCCAAAGAAGGATCATCGTCTTCCATACACTCTCTCAAATGATTGTGAAGCTCAACTATATCTTCAAAGTGACCATTAGAAGTGACGTAGAGTGAACCTGAAACCTTCTCAGTTAGATCATAAAACCTTTTAAGAAATATTACCATATTTCTCACCTTTTGCCAATCATCACTTTCAAGTACACCTGCAATACTTCCATCTTCACAAACATGAGTAGCAAGATAAGTTGACAATCCAGCATCTTCAAGATCAAACCTATCAAATGCACTCTCAAAATGTTGTGCGGCATCCAACATTAAGTAGGTCGAATTCCACCGGGTTGAAACATCTAAACATAATGACTTCTTACTGTCTATGTTTTTTAGTTCACAACATTCCGCAAATTTTCTAATCCTTGCTGGCGATTGTCTAACATATTTCACCATTTGCCTAACACGTTTGATAGATGGACCAACTTCTTTCATGCCATCTTGCACAATAAGATTCAAAATGTGAGCCATACATCTCACGTGAAGATGGTTACCACATTTCATGTTAGATCCCCAATTAACCATTTGTTTGTGTAACTCTTTCACCATGACATCATTAGAAGAAGCATTATCTACAGTTATAGTGattattttctccaatttccaatCAAGCAAACACTTACTAATACAACGGGCCATTTCGTCACCCTTATGACTAGTAACAACCTGAAAGTTTAAAATTCGTTTATGCAAGAGCCAATCACTATCAATAAAGTGTACTGTCAAACACATATAATTTATTCTCTGTATAGAAGTCCATGTGTCTGTGGTTAGACAAACTCTCGGTGATGTttctttcaaatacttcataaactTTTGTCTCTCTTCACCAAAAATTACATAACAATCCCTAATCACTGTTCTACGGGAGGAAACTCGGAATAAAGGTTGGGTTTTTTTCATAAACTTCTTAAAACCTTCCTTTTCAACAAAACGAAAAGGAAGCTCATCAAGGATTAACATCTCAACTAAAGCCCTCCGAGATACCTCTTGATCAAAAGTCCAAGTTGCCCCATCACCCGTTTCACCTTCTAATGGAAAGTTTAAATTTGATTGTTTGTACTTAGAATTGGAAGTGTTAACTTTATTTGGATTtttataacaagttttcaaatgtTTATTCAGTCCACTTGTTCCATTTTTAGTTGCATCAGCTAAGAGAACTTTACCACAATACTTGCACTTTGCTTTATTAATTCCATCTTCTATGAGCTTATCATAATGCGGCCAAGCAGCAGATCTTGGTTctatagctttcctcttcacagtcACTGGATGTTGTTCAACTTCCGGTGTTGAATCAAGAGACTCAGTAAGAGGTGTGCTTGCACTGACATTGGTTGTTCGACTTGTTTCATCTTCCATCTAAACATAAAAGAGATTACAAATGTTATAAGACATAAATTGCAAGGCTTAACAGAATAACTTATTTTCTTTAACAAATATCTTTCTTTCTCTCTCAAATACTACTGCTATGGATACTATCCATTTATATCTTTCTctcccaaaaacaacaacaacgaaACATTGGAAGTGTAAAACAAAATCAAAGAAATACAATACGGAAGCTATTAAAGAAGCTTAAATTAGTGAATCTCACCATACGGAGGCAGGAATGTGAGCTGGTCAGAAACTAGTAATCGACTTCAAACGTTGTCGTTCACGCAAACAATGCCGGCGCCTTCTTAAAGGGGTGTTCGGGTCGGGTTAAGGGGTTTTTGGAGGCTGAGATGGTACAGTTTTTGGAGGCTGAGATGAAACAGGTCGGGTTAAGGGGTTAGGGATGAAGGTGAAGTGATCGATGACGACGATGAGACGATGTTGATTACTTAGGGATGAATAGGAACTGATCGATGACGACGATGAAGGATTGAAGGTGAAGTGTTACTGTGTTAGGGACTTAGGGTCTTAGCCTCTTAGGGATTTTTACGGATCTGGGCCATTTGGCTGTTGGATTTCCAGATTTGGGGTATTAGCTATTGGATTTCCAGACTTGAAATGTTAAATGTTTTACAATGGGCCTTTGCCCTTTAGCCCCTTACTCATGTACAATATTGTTGGTAAtttaatttcggtattcggtatttaccgaattaccgaacggtataattataaataccgaataccgaaaccgaaattctaaattttatatttcagtaccgaataccgaaccgaattaccgaataccgaataccgaaataccgaaatagccggttcggttcggtaattcggttttcggtattttatgcccagccctagtttTTAGTTTGCAGTAATAACCGCATTCACAAATATCGGGTTGTATAACAAACtttgaagtttcaaaactttgagacatgtttttgggagtgcaaaagtgtgttgaaagggtgaaAATAGAGGAAATAAAAGAGAAGAGTATGCTGAAAATGGGAGGTTGCAGTGGGATTTTGATAGtggtttcacgcacagattagcctacactttggtcctttcacgcacagattatgtgcgtgaagcctattttttttttttttttttttttgggttagaaAAGTTCCGGACactcaagaaaagaaaaacaattgCAGCTTGATTCTGATACGCAGTAGTATAACCATTTTATACTCAGGCTAATAATTCCAAAGCTGCTTGAGATCCCATATATGCGGTGTCATTTAAAGAAATGGTATACGAATAACAAATATAATCCTGATTATATCTCTTGAAAAGAACAAGTAAAAATATTGCATCTGGTTCATTTTATTTGTCAAacactccttaagaaaatattaatatatataatttGATAAAATTATACTTGATTATATCTCTTGAAAAGAACAAGTAAAAATATTGCATCTGGTTCATTTTATTTGTCAAacactccttaagaaaatattaatatatataatttGATAAAATTATACTTATTTATTCTTTAATCCCGTTTTAATACTACTCTTTCTTTTCACCATTTTGATCTCTCTCCATATTTATTAGAATATGAATAAAGGTgacaaaaataattaattttaatcGATTTTTTAAAATAACAAATCTTTTGGACCAGTTATTTTTAGTAGTCATGACAAATAAAATGAATATCGGAGAGAGCAGTATGAATCTTTTTTCTAATACTCCCCGTTACCTTGTATTTGTCCAGTATTGAATTTATTTTCTTTGTTAGAAATTATTtattaacttatattttattaaGTTGCTGATATTAACTATGCTTTACAAATTTAAATTGGAATATTAGTACCGCAATAAGTTACTTAATTATAAGAataagaaaaccaaaaaaaatctctattgattttctaaaatagtcaagtaaaaaaaatatttttaatataCTGGAGGACTAGTAATCGAAAAAGGAGGGAATATATTTTTGTTGTAGtccaaaattaaaaaagaaaggaaaagcggGGAAgtgtcaaaaaaataaaaagaaaagaaaggaagtgGGGATTAATTAAAAATGCAGAAAAGGAAGTGGTGGTACCTTCCCAAGAACACCAACTCCAACTTATGAAAAAACAGACTAGTGAGGATGTCGAAATTTTGTCGTCCATAACCAAGCTACTAACCTACCATTGTCTAATATTAATAATAAAACTGATGAAACAACTTAAAAAAGATTTTTCAAGATTAGATCTGCGTACAGAATGGTTCAATCAGCATCCCACAATTTGTATGTTCCgaagaaagcaaaatcagataAAAGAAGCAGAGGAGGTACTGCTATAATAATGATCTCATTTATTGCTAGCATACCATATGTTAAATCATATTCCTGGACGCGCAGAGCATTACTAATAGGTTAATTCGAACTTAATATAAATATACATTTTTTCGAAATTTGTGTCTGCCTTTGTTACCTTTACCTTGCGTTGATCACGGTTCATAAGTTCACTACCTTATTTAACAAATAACCCAAAATCTCTTTATCCTTAGTTCATTTACTTTTCTGTTCATGATTTTTGAGTGTGGCCATCAATTAATCATTAGAATTTGATGTTCAACTCAAAACTTATCTATTTTTTCAATAAAAAATGAGTGTaggtaattaaaataattattaaGTTTAAACCTATTGAATAACTTGCTATATTTTAGATTTAAAATACATCAGTCCAAATGAATATTGAGGCAAATATAATCTGATAAATTATTTAAGTTCAATTAATATGAATTTAACTAATAGTTCAATTTTGTTGGGCTAGTTCATTGATTTAAATTCACTACAGCAAATTTGATTATCAGTGACGAACTGTTTTGTCACTTAAAATTCAGATTTCATCACAAAAAATATGTTGTGACGAAAAAAAAAATCGTCAAACGTTCGTCCCTAAACATGGGTCGCAATTTAGTGTTTCGTCGCTAAATAAAGTTTATTAGCTACAAAAAATAATTTCGTCCTTAAATGCTTATTAATTATGACGAACTTGTTCgtaaaaaaaaagtataaaaaaTTATGGTTAATAGTGTATTTTTGTCACTAAAAAGGCGATTAATGCCAACAAAACAACCTTGTCACTAACTACTGTTTTATTCAGCGCCGACCATAATTGTCTTTAAAGTCATATGTAATTTGTAGctgaaaaaaaatataatttcgtCACAAAAAACTATCAAATAATTACATATGACTTTAAAGACAATTAAGATCTACGCACTTATTGGGTCTTAAaaagtcttaatcattaagatcttaaatcaagtcttaatatcattaagaggtatttttacatgatttttttttttttaccaccaGCTCCACCCCtaaccccaccccacccaccccaccaaccaccctccactccaaccccacccaccctccactccaaccccccactccccaccacccccacccgctccccaccaccaaccccaccccactccacaccacccaccccactCCACACCACCCCCACTACCTCCTACCCCTCACcccaaccacccacccctccactcCCTCACCACCCACCACGACTATGAATCATCTCCACCATTATtagtgaacataaatgtttcattttttatcaaataatatttattttattgtatttattttctgatatttagttatgttttatttgaattgtatatttattatgtttaaatgaatacattatgcacattcagatgttgaaaaaaaCAGTCTTAATTTTCAGTGTTCAgacctagagacaacatcttaatcattcagatgtgcattcagattcagacgtcttaatcttaatgaaaacaaatgagaccTTAATAAGATGAGAAGTGGAGATATGGGGGAGTAAATGGGGTGGGACACGACACTAGTGTTTAAAAGAGGGATTTGGTAAAAGAAAAGGGGGGAAAATTGCCGCCTAATATTTCGTGCTAATTTAAAAAGGAGTAAAAACAAAAAGAATGTTGCGAAAATTATATATTTTAGAATTAATAGGATTAAGTTTTGGATACACtccttaaattttaaaatttaagcactTATGCCTCCTATATTATAAAAATTCTACATGTACACCCATATGAGGTATATCTTTAACTAAAtgtattaaaatataattatttaaatcaaattaaaattataaataatgagtttttatgtatttatttttataaaatttaatagGGAAGATAAACATTTTTGTTGAATATCTTTATTCACGCATTTGATTAAAAAGGAGAATTTATTGAAACGTGTATCTTTATAAACACGAAATGAGCACTTATTAACTACTTAATAAGATATACGGACTATTAGTAATAACTTTTCTCTAATATGACTTAGTTTCCTTAAATTTTAGAATTTAAAAACTTGTACCCCTATACTATAGAAATCCTACACTTACAAGCCCTATGAGATATATCTGTAACTAAatatactaatttttttttttttttttaaacatgtatctttataaataagaaatggtcaCAAATTAATTCTTAATAAGATACCAACTATTAATAATAACTTTCTATAATATGAGCCAGTTTCTGATACACATCCTAAATTTTAAAATGTAAACATTTATACCCCCACCCCCATAATATAGAAATCATGCATTTACACCCCCTATGTACCCCCTGTGAGGTACGCAgtatatcacaatataattattcaaaagtaaattaaaatgataaataagaagttttatgtatttatttaataaaatatgataaagaTGATAAACATTTTTGTGTGATATCTTTATTCCCGCATTTTATTAAAACAATGATCTTTTTTAAACATGTATTTTTATAAATAAGAAAAGAACACAAATTGATTACTTAATAAGATATACCTAATATTAGTAATAACTTTCCTATAATATGACTCAGTTTATGATACATTCCctaaatttgaaaatttattcaCTTATACTCGTTATACTATAGAAATCATACACTTATACCCCCTATGACGTACATCCGTAACTACATGTATCACAATATAATTATTCAGATGcaaattaaaataataaataagaattttttatttatgttttaAATTAAATATAAGAAAGAAGATAAACATTTCTGTGTGATATCTTTATTCAcgcattttattaaaaaaatgattccttacatttattttcataaataagAAATGAACACAAATTTTTTGCTTAATAAGATATACCATATATTAGTAATAACTTTCCTATAATATGATTCAGTTTATGATATACCCCCTAAATTTTATTTAAACACTTATACTCCTTATACTATAGAAGGCATACACATACACCCCTCAAGAGACAAATCTGtaactaaatatattaaaatataattatacaaaataaaattaaaattataaatatgAAGTGTTTATGTATCTATTTTTGTGAAATTTAATAAAGAAGATAAACATTTTTGTTGGATATCTATATTCACGCATTTGATTAAAACAAATTTTTGAAACATGTTTTctttataaataagaaatgatcaTAAACTTATTTTTCATAAGATATATTGACTATTAGTAATAACTTTCTATAATATAACTCAGTTTCTGATACACTTCCTAAATTTAAACacttatacccccccccccccttcgcTCCCCAATAATATAGAAATCATGCACTTACACCTCCTATGAGATATAAGTAGATATTTTACAATATAATTATTCAGAAGCAAatcaaaattataaataaaaagtTTTTATGCATTTATTTAATGAAATATAAGAAAGAAGATTAACACTTTTGTGTGATATCTTTATTCGCGCATTTTATAAAACTAATGAATTtttgaaatatatatttttataaattaGAAATGAACACAAATTGATTACTTAATAGGATATACCGGATATTAGTAATAATTTTAATAATCTTCCTATAATATGACTCATTTATGATACATTCCCTAAATTTTAAATTTAAACACTTATATACCCTATATTATAGAAATCATACACTTACACCCCTTATGAGGTATATCTGTAGCTAaatttattaaaatataattattcaaaagaaaattaaaattaaatatgaagtccttttgtatttatttttatgaaagtTAATAAAGAAGATAAACATTTTGGATATCTTTATTCATGCATTTAAATAAAACCACAATTTTTTTAAACATGTATctttataaataagaaatgaacaCAAATGAATTACTTAATAGGATATACCGATTATTGGTAATAACTTTCCTATATGACTCAGTTTCGGATACTCTCCCTTATAGCCTCTATACTATAGAAATCACACACTTACACCCCTATGCGGTATATCCGTAACTGAATGGAGTATATCACAATGTAATTATTGAAAAGAAAAtcaaattacaaaataagaagttttgtgtacttatttttatgaaatatAATAAAGAAGATAAATATTCTTGTGGGATATGTTTATTCACACTTTGGTTAAAATAACGTATTTTTTTAAATATGTAtctttattaattaaaaaataaataaaaattgatTACTTAATAAGATATACTAAATATTAGTAATAACTTTCTTATAATATGACTCGGTTTTTGATACACTCcctaattttaaaatttaaacacttaATCCCCCTATACTATAGAAATCCTACACTTACGAGTTACACGCCCTCTGAGATATATCAATAATTAAATCTATTAAATAAGAagtttttatgtataaaattaaataaagaagATAAATATTTTGCTGGATATATTTATTCAAGCATTTGATTGGAACACCAAATTTTTTGAAACAAGTATctttataaataagaaatgaacaCAAATTAATTACTTGATGATAGATACCGGCTATTAATAACAATTTTCCTACACTTTAACATGTAAGTTAATTGTATTTTTATTAATGATAATATATCATTatatagtttttatttttatttatttatttatttatttatttatttattctttcagTTTTCACTCTAAAAAATCGTAGCCAAAGATCCTTTATATTTAGCTATGAATATTTTTCATCGCAAATAGCTGAATTATTCAATTACAAATTTTAAGGTGTCGCTatttaaaacattacatattttgTGACAAAATTTTTTGTTGTCACTAAGTCGCATGTTGATTAGAG
The sequence above is a segment of the Lycium barbarum isolate Lr01 chromosome 6, ASM1917538v2, whole genome shotgun sequence genome. Coding sequences within it:
- the LOC132644237 gene encoding zinc finger BED domain-containing protein RICESLEEPER 2-like, coding for MEDETSRTTNVSASTPLTESLDSTPEVEQHPVTVKRKAIEPRSAAWPHYDKLIEDGINKAKCKYCGKVLLADATKNGTSGLNKHLKTCYKNPNKVNTSNSKYKQSNLNFPLEGETGDGATWTFDQEVSRRALVEMLILDELPFRFVEKEGFKKFMKKTQPLFRVSSRRTVIRDCYVIFGEERQKFMKYLKETSPRVCLTTDTWTSIQRINYMCLTVHFIDSDWLLHKRILNFQVVTSHKGDEMARCISKCLLDWKLEKIITITVDNASSNDVMVKELHKQMVNWGSNMKCGNHLHVRCMAHILNLIVQDGMKEVGPSIKRVRQMVKYVRQSPARIRKFAECCELKNIDSKKSLCLDVSTRWNSTYLMLDAAQHFESAFDRFDLEDAGLSTYLATHVCEDGSIAGVLESDDWQKVRNMVIFLKRFYDLTEKVSGSLYVTSNGHFEDIVELHNHLRECMEDDDPSLAKMGEKMKEKFVKYWGAPEKMNKVLFIASILDPRNKLEYVGDALEDMLGDEKGSEIKNEVVTYMKSMFEEYVAKFSNASRRSSSLSDLSGQTSDSSSSNTSTKSTKVRNRIQMKRNKQDGTGLGGKSELEKYLSEELEPNDDEDNFDILSWWKAHSPRYKILFEMARDVLAIPISSVASECAFSTGGRILDSFRSSLTPKLVQVVICLQDWRRNEPYPIKVEEDFNDLMKLELGSRGVEYFGKESITDRGNNKRKYENAGVSQISLNAYYKSESDSNEPDNNAEVTDDEDSERDEEDTHFNP